A window from Streptomyces sp. NBC_00271 encodes these proteins:
- a CDS encoding acetyl-CoA C-acetyltransferase has translation MSEQADVVICEPLRTPIGRFGGALADQRPAGLAALVIAEIVGRTGIDPERIDEVILGHAYPTSDAPAIGRVAALDAGLPDSVTGVQVDRRCGSGLQAVLDAAMQIRSGFSDVVVAGGVDVMSAAPFYTHDGRWGIRTPSLELHDSLARGRATAGGVNHPVPGGMIETAENLRRAYSISREDQDTLAVRSQQRTAAAMAAGLFKDEIVPVTVRTRKGEVTVAEDEHPRPGTTAEQLAALRPIMGRSDPEATVTAGNASGQNDAAAACLVTTRATAERLGLTPLVRLVSFARAGVPAETMGIGPVPATRKALDRAGLTLTDMGLIELNEAFAAQVLACTRVLGLTDADHERINVNGSGISLGHPVGATGARILATLVREMHRRGTRYGLETMCIGGGQGLAAVFERITG, from the coding sequence ATGTCCGAACAAGCCGATGTCGTCATCTGCGAGCCGCTGCGCACACCGATCGGGCGCTTCGGCGGCGCGCTCGCGGACCAGCGTCCGGCCGGTCTCGCGGCGCTCGTCATCGCCGAGATCGTCGGCCGCACCGGGATCGATCCCGAGCGGATCGACGAGGTGATCCTGGGCCACGCCTACCCGACCTCCGACGCCCCCGCGATCGGCCGGGTCGCCGCCCTCGACGCGGGGCTGCCCGACTCGGTCACCGGCGTCCAGGTCGACCGCCGTTGCGGATCGGGCCTCCAGGCCGTCCTCGACGCCGCCATGCAGATCCGCAGCGGCTTCAGCGATGTCGTCGTCGCGGGCGGGGTGGACGTCATGAGCGCGGCCCCCTTCTACACCCACGACGGCCGGTGGGGTATCAGGACGCCGAGTCTCGAACTCCACGACTCCCTGGCGCGTGGCCGGGCCACCGCCGGCGGCGTCAACCACCCCGTTCCCGGGGGCATGATCGAGACCGCGGAGAACCTCCGCCGCGCCTACTCCATCTCCCGCGAGGACCAGGACACCCTCGCGGTGCGCTCCCAGCAGCGCACCGCTGCCGCCATGGCGGCCGGGCTGTTCAAGGACGAGATCGTCCCCGTCACGGTGCGCACCCGCAAGGGCGAGGTCACCGTGGCGGAGGACGAACACCCCCGCCCCGGCACGACGGCGGAGCAACTGGCCGCACTCCGGCCGATCATGGGCAGGTCCGACCCGGAGGCGACCGTCACCGCGGGCAACGCCAGCGGTCAGAACGACGCGGCGGCCGCCTGCCTGGTGACCACCCGTGCCACGGCCGAGCGCCTGGGCCTGACCCCGCTGGTGCGGCTGGTGTCCTTCGCCCGCGCCGGGGTGCCCGCCGAGACCATGGGGATCGGCCCGGTGCCGGCCACCCGGAAAGCCCTGGACAGGGCCGGGCTCACGCTCACCGACATGGGCCTGATCGAGCTCAACGAGGCCTTCGCCGCCCAGGTACTGGCCTGCACACGGGTGCTGGGTCTGACCGACGCCGACCACGAGCGGATCAACGTCAACGGCTCCGGCATCTCCCTCGGCCACCCCGTCGGGGCGACCGGCGCCCGGATCCTGGCCACCCTGGTGCGCGAGATGCACCGCAGGGGGACCCGCTACGGCCTGGAGACGATGTGCATCGGCGGAGGCCAGGGCCTGGCCGCGGTGTTCGAACGCATCACCGGCTGA
- a CDS encoding MaoC family dehydratase has protein sequence MTLTANGIPEIAKLAGRDLGHSEWREVTQELIDAFAAVSGDGQWIHTDVERAAAGPFGRTIAHGYMVLSWGIPMVAELLQVTGVGMALNYGVNKVRFPAPVPVGSKIRLHAGITEVREVSRGGIQVHRAFTFELEGSDKPACVAESLTHYYP, from the coding sequence GTGACACTGACCGCCAACGGCATACCGGAGATCGCGAAGCTGGCCGGCCGCGATCTCGGACACTCCGAGTGGAGGGAAGTCACTCAGGAGCTCATCGACGCCTTCGCGGCGGTCTCCGGCGACGGCCAGTGGATCCACACCGACGTCGAGCGCGCGGCCGCGGGCCCGTTCGGGCGCACGATCGCGCACGGCTACATGGTGCTCAGCTGGGGCATCCCCATGGTGGCGGAACTCCTCCAGGTCACCGGCGTGGGCATGGCCCTCAACTACGGTGTGAACAAGGTGCGTTTCCCCGCGCCCGTGCCGGTCGGCAGCAAGATCCGCCTGCACGCCGGGATCACCGAGGTGCGCGAGGTGAGCCGGGGCGGCATCCAGGTGCACCGCGCCTTCACCTTCGAACTCGAAGGATCCGACAAGCCCGCCTGCGTCGCGGAGTCCCTCACGCACTACTACCCGTAA
- the cofC gene encoding 2-phospho-L-lactate guanylyltransferase — MTTGRPGRGRADGGTHGRAHHPADRGGHRDNRARGEVRWAVVVPQKDLRLAKSRLALDSPDRQRVASALFRDTVAAAQHTPGVATVIVVVDRIQDLEPVAGLGVGHVLGTGPGLNEALHQGERAARAGHPGCGVAALPADLPLIEPALLGRALAEAGAHDRAFLPDADDEGTTLLTARPGHALGPVYGIGSREAHRRSGAVELTGPGLAALRYDLDCLAHLAHLALVPPPARHTHLSDVLARLRPVPSLVDASYLPGLPGRTASPGVVRHPPRA, encoded by the coding sequence ATGACCACCGGCCGGCCCGGCCGCGGCCGCGCGGACGGGGGTACGCACGGCCGGGCCCACCATCCCGCCGACAGGGGCGGACACCGCGACAACCGTGCGCGCGGTGAGGTGCGTTGGGCCGTTGTCGTCCCGCAGAAGGACCTCCGCCTGGCGAAGAGCCGCCTCGCACTCGACTCGCCCGACCGGCAGCGGGTCGCGAGCGCCCTGTTCCGCGACACCGTGGCCGCCGCGCAGCACACGCCTGGCGTGGCCACGGTGATCGTCGTCGTCGACCGGATCCAGGACCTCGAACCCGTCGCCGGTCTCGGTGTCGGACATGTCCTCGGGACCGGCCCGGGTCTCAACGAGGCCCTGCACCAGGGCGAACGGGCCGCCCGTGCCGGCCACCCCGGGTGCGGTGTCGCCGCGCTCCCCGCCGACCTGCCGCTGATCGAACCCGCGCTCCTCGGCCGGGCCCTGGCCGAGGCCGGGGCCCACGACCGGGCGTTCCTCCCCGACGCGGACGACGAGGGCACCACGCTCCTCACCGCCCGTCCCGGACACGCGCTCGGTCCCGTCTACGGAATCGGCTCCCGCGAGGCCCACCGCCGTTCCGGCGCCGTCGAACTGACCGGACCCGGCCTCGCCGCGCTGCGTTACGACCTCGACTGCCTCGCCCACCTCGCTCACCTCGCCCTCGTGCCACCCCCGGCACGACACACCCACCTCTCCGACGTCCTCGCCCGTCTGCGGCCCGTACCGTCCCTCGTGGACGCTTCGTACCTCCCCGGCCTCCCCGGCCGTACCGCGTCGCCGGGCGTCGTACGTCACCCGCCGCGGGCATGA
- a CDS encoding bifunctional FO biosynthesis protein CofGH codes for MPERPCEETAVTSAPVRRALARARAGKNIDRREAAALLGARGDDLASLCEVAGSVRSAGLLDAGRPGIVTYSKKVFVPLTRLCRDRCHYCTFATTPGRVEEAYLTPGQVLDIAREGARLGCKEALFTLGDRPEDRWKAAREWLGAHGYEDTLAYVRAMAILVLEETGLIPHLNPGVMSWTELQRLKPVAGSMGLMLESTARSLWSEPGGCHYGSPDKDPAVRLRTIEDASRSSIPFTTGILIGIGESAEDRVESILEIRRIARQYGAVQEVIVQNFRAKPDTAMRAVPDADLEEYLAAIAVARILLGPKTRIQAPPNLSDPDELRLLLAAGVDDWGGVSPLTPDHVNPERPWPHLERLAELTAGAGFELRERLAAQPEYIRAGSPWADARVQPHLRALADPDTGLAADVLPVGMPWQEAAEAVSSGRTDLHTAIDREGRLTTARGDFDNAFGDWQVLADQVHDLPTGAGAGAPERLDSDVADALRAAERDPAGLTDGQALALAYADGPGLDAMCRLADQVRRSAVGDTVTYVVNRNVNFSNVCYVGCRFCAFAQRETDADAYRLSLGEVGDRVEQAWAVGATEVCMQGGIDPALPSSVHHDLARAVKERCPDMHLHAFSPMEIISGASRMGISVAEWLAGAREAGLDSVPGTAAEILDDEIRWILTKGKLPAAEWIRVVKTAHGLGIPTTATMMYGHVDEPRHWVGHLRTLVGIQRETGGFTEFVPLPFVHHSSPIYLAGIARPGPTHRDNRAVHALARLLMHGHIDNIECSWVKLSPEQCVQMLRGGANDLGGTLMEETISRMAGSTNGSMKTIADIEALAAAAGRPARQRSTTYGQVSAERAEAARRFDTEVHRVVPLSVGFVR; via the coding sequence ATGCCTGAGCGTCCATGTGAGGAGACCGCGGTGACTTCCGCACCCGTACGCCGTGCGCTGGCCAGGGCCAGGGCGGGCAAGAACATCGACCGCCGGGAGGCGGCGGCCCTGCTCGGGGCGCGCGGCGACGACCTGGCCTCGCTGTGCGAGGTCGCGGGGTCCGTGCGCTCCGCGGGTCTCCTCGACGCGGGGCGGCCCGGCATCGTCACCTACAGCAAGAAGGTGTTCGTACCGCTCACCCGGCTGTGCCGGGACCGGTGCCACTACTGCACCTTCGCGACCACCCCGGGCCGGGTCGAGGAGGCCTACCTCACGCCCGGGCAGGTCCTGGACATCGCCCGCGAGGGTGCCCGACTGGGCTGCAAGGAGGCCCTGTTCACGCTCGGGGACCGGCCGGAGGATCGCTGGAAGGCCGCCCGGGAGTGGCTGGGCGCGCACGGCTACGAGGACACCCTCGCGTACGTGCGGGCGATGGCGATCCTGGTGCTGGAGGAGACCGGCCTGATCCCGCACCTGAACCCCGGGGTGATGAGCTGGACGGAACTGCAGCGACTGAAGCCCGTCGCGGGGTCGATGGGCCTGATGCTGGAGTCGACGGCACGGTCGCTGTGGTCGGAGCCGGGGGGCTGCCACTACGGGTCCCCGGACAAGGACCCCGCGGTGCGGCTGCGGACCATCGAGGACGCCTCCCGCAGCAGTATCCCCTTCACGACGGGGATCCTGATCGGTATCGGCGAGAGCGCCGAGGACCGGGTCGAGTCGATCCTGGAGATCCGCCGCATCGCCCGGCAGTACGGGGCGGTCCAGGAAGTGATCGTGCAGAACTTCCGGGCCAAGCCCGACACGGCCATGCGGGCGGTGCCGGACGCGGACCTGGAGGAGTACCTCGCGGCGATCGCGGTCGCGCGCATCCTGCTGGGCCCGAAGACGCGGATCCAGGCCCCGCCGAACCTGTCCGACCCGGACGAGCTGCGGCTCCTGCTCGCGGCCGGCGTCGACGACTGGGGCGGTGTGTCGCCCCTGACGCCCGACCACGTCAACCCCGAACGGCCCTGGCCGCACCTGGAACGCCTCGCGGAACTGACCGCCGGGGCCGGATTCGAACTGCGTGAACGCCTCGCGGCACAGCCGGAGTACATCCGCGCGGGCAGCCCCTGGGCGGACGCCCGCGTCCAGCCGCACCTGCGGGCACTCGCCGACCCGGACACCGGCCTCGCCGCCGACGTGCTGCCGGTGGGGATGCCGTGGCAGGAAGCAGCCGAGGCCGTCTCGTCCGGGCGTACCGACCTGCACACCGCGATCGACAGGGAAGGCCGGCTCACCACCGCGCGCGGTGACTTCGACAACGCGTTCGGCGACTGGCAGGTCCTGGCCGACCAGGTGCACGACCTCCCCACCGGAGCCGGCGCGGGTGCACCGGAGCGCCTCGACAGTGACGTCGCCGACGCCCTGCGGGCGGCCGAGCGGGACCCGGCGGGCCTCACGGACGGACAGGCGTTGGCGCTGGCCTACGCGGACGGTCCGGGGCTCGACGCGATGTGCAGGCTCGCGGACCAGGTCCGCCGGTCCGCGGTCGGAGACACCGTGACCTACGTGGTGAACCGGAATGTCAACTTCAGCAACGTCTGCTACGTCGGCTGCCGGTTCTGCGCGTTCGCGCAACGGGAGACCGACGCGGACGCCTACCGGCTGTCGCTGGGCGAGGTCGGCGACCGGGTCGAACAGGCCTGGGCCGTGGGCGCGACGGAGGTGTGCATGCAGGGCGGTATCGACCCGGCCCTGCCCAGCAGCGTCCACCACGACCTGGCCCGCGCGGTCAAGGAACGCTGCCCCGACATGCACCTGCACGCCTTCTCCCCGATGGAGATCATCAGCGGCGCGTCCCGGATGGGGATCTCCGTCGCCGAGTGGCTCGCCGGGGCGCGCGAGGCGGGGCTGGACTCCGTCCCGGGCACCGCCGCGGAGATCCTCGACGACGAGATCCGCTGGATCCTGACCAAGGGCAAACTCCCCGCCGCGGAATGGATCCGGGTGGTGAAGACCGCGCACGGACTGGGGATCCCCACGACCGCGACCATGATGTACGGGCACGTCGACGAGCCCCGGCACTGGGTGGGGCACCTGCGCACCCTGGTCGGCATCCAGCGGGAGACGGGCGGGTTCACCGAGTTCGTACCGCTGCCGTTCGTGCACCACTCCTCCCCGATCTACCTCGCCGGGATCGCCCGGCCGGGCCCCACCCACCGGGACAACAGAGCCGTCCACGCCCTCGCGCGCCTGCTGATGCACGGGCACATCGACAACATCGAGTGCTCGTGGGTCAAACTGTCGCCCGAGCAGTGCGTGCAGATGCTGCGCGGGGGCGCCAACGACCTGGGCGGGACACTGATGGAGGAGACCATCAGCCGGATGGCGGGCTCGACGAACGGGTCGATGAAGACCATCGCGGACATCGAGGCCCTCGCCGCGGCCGCCGGCCGGCCGGCCCGGCAGCGCTCGACGACCTACGGCCAGGTCAGCGCGGAACGCGCCGAAGCGGCCCGCCGGTTCGACACGGAGGTCCACCGGGTCGTGCCGCTGAGTGTCGGATTCGTACGATGA
- a CDS encoding acyl-CoA dehydrogenase family protein, giving the protein MSANPFIESEDQEQLRATARAVIARHAPQRDVRIWDEEGSYPEHLYREIAKLGWYDIVADDEPLEGMAGLLIALCEEVGRASSDLVALLNLNISGIRDLIRWGTLEQQEKYAEPVLRGDGRFSIAVSEPDVGSDAASVATTAERVEGGWLLNGQKTYCEGAGIPGTVMELFAKTGDSGRKRDDLAVFLVPSDHPGVEIRRMPALGRNISGIYEVFLHDVLVPDEALLGEPGQGWQILKERLVLERIMISSGFLGSVGQVLDMTVEYANEREQFGKTISSYQGVTLPLAEMFVRKDAARCAVQRSAAFFDAGLPCETESTMAKFLCGQIYAEASALAVQLQGAYGYVRDHTLPMHHSDGIIARVVAGPPSVQLNFIARSMGLRGN; this is encoded by the coding sequence ATGAGTGCGAACCCCTTCATCGAGTCCGAGGACCAGGAGCAGTTGCGGGCCACGGCCCGTGCGGTGATCGCACGGCACGCTCCGCAGCGTGACGTGCGGATCTGGGACGAGGAGGGCTCCTACCCCGAGCACCTCTACCGCGAGATCGCGAAGCTGGGCTGGTACGACATCGTCGCGGACGACGAGCCCCTCGAGGGCATGGCTGGCCTGCTGATCGCGCTGTGCGAGGAGGTCGGGCGGGCCAGTTCGGACCTGGTCGCGCTGCTGAACCTGAACATCAGCGGGATCCGCGACCTGATCCGCTGGGGCACCCTCGAACAGCAGGAGAAGTACGCCGAGCCCGTGCTGCGGGGCGACGGCCGGTTCTCCATCGCGGTCTCGGAGCCGGACGTCGGCTCGGACGCGGCGAGCGTGGCGACGACCGCGGAGCGCGTCGAGGGCGGCTGGCTGCTGAACGGGCAGAAGACGTACTGCGAGGGCGCGGGGATCCCGGGCACGGTGATGGAGCTGTTCGCGAAGACCGGCGACAGCGGCCGCAAGCGGGACGACCTCGCCGTGTTCCTGGTCCCCTCCGACCACCCGGGTGTCGAGATCCGCCGGATGCCGGCCCTGGGCCGCAACATCAGCGGGATCTACGAGGTGTTCCTCCACGACGTCCTGGTCCCCGACGAGGCCCTGCTGGGCGAGCCGGGCCAGGGCTGGCAGATCCTCAAGGAGCGGCTGGTCCTGGAGCGGATCATGATCAGCTCGGGGTTCCTGGGCAGTGTCGGACAGGTCCTGGACATGACGGTCGAGTACGCCAACGAGCGCGAGCAGTTCGGGAAGACGATCTCCTCGTACCAGGGTGTGACGCTGCCGCTCGCGGAGATGTTCGTCCGCAAGGACGCGGCGCGCTGCGCGGTGCAGCGGTCGGCGGCGTTCTTCGACGCGGGCCTGCCGTGCGAGACGGAGAGCACGATGGCGAAGTTCCTGTGCGGCCAGATATACGCCGAGGCGTCGGCGCTGGCGGTCCAGCTGCAGGGCGCGTACGGCTATGTCCGCGACCACACCCTGCCGATGCACCACTCGGACGGAATCATCGCGCGGGTCGTGGCCGGCCCGCCGTCGGTGCAGCTGAACTTCATCGCGCGGTCCATGGGCCTGCGCGGCAACTGA
- a CDS encoding enoyl-CoA hydratase/isomerase family protein has protein sequence MNAVADETPLCLSETGGGVATVTLNRPDARNAMNIPLLQQLVAALKGAREQGVGVLLLKAEGPAFCAGADVRSDDGTAMGRPGLRRQLIEEACDLVEAFPASVAAVQGPAVGGGWALAAAAVVTLAAPGAMFRFPELRLGFLPPDQTVRRLRAAVGPAAAFRLLVADERFTGDDLARLGLVDVVGAADLGHRARHLAEQFAAAPSDLVQTLRTALTT, from the coding sequence ATGAACGCCGTCGCGGACGAGACACCGCTGTGCCTGTCGGAGACCGGGGGCGGCGTCGCGACGGTGACGCTGAACCGCCCCGACGCGCGCAACGCCATGAACATCCCGCTGCTCCAGCAACTGGTCGCGGCGCTCAAGGGCGCCCGCGAACAGGGTGTCGGCGTCCTGCTGCTGAAGGCCGAGGGCCCGGCCTTCTGCGCGGGTGCCGACGTGCGGTCGGACGACGGCACCGCGATGGGCCGGCCGGGCCTGCGCCGGCAACTGATCGAGGAGGCGTGCGACCTCGTCGAGGCGTTCCCCGCCTCGGTCGCCGCCGTGCAGGGCCCGGCCGTGGGCGGCGGATGGGCCCTGGCCGCCGCCGCCGTGGTCACCCTGGCGGCTCCGGGCGCGATGTTCCGCTTCCCGGAGCTCCGGCTGGGCTTCCTGCCCCCGGACCAGACGGTCCGCCGCCTGCGGGCCGCTGTCGGTCCCGCCGCGGCGTTCCGGCTGCTGGTGGCAGATGAACGTTTCACCGGGGACGACCTGGCCCGGCTGGGCCTGGTCGATGTGGTCGGGGCCGCGGACCTCGGCCACCGGGCCCGGCACCTCGCCGAGCAGTTCGCGGCCGCGCCGTCGGATCTTGTCCAGACCCTTCGGACGGCTCTCACCACCTGA
- a CDS encoding LLM class flavin-dependent oxidoreductase: protein MNRESMIKGIQLHAWAGGPSLVEVAEVAARTFETIWVTDQMQSRGVGAVLGAIAARTGAGVGTAVTFPFGRNPLEQASTMATLAEFMPAGRQVSMGIGTGGGLVSALMERQQPVGRVAELIRFCRALWRGESVRMGDYPLTCADLGLRAEGRASLDWVDDPAVRVIVAGTGPKILEMTGELADGVICASNFPAHSLAAFRSGQFDAVSNLDRLDAGRERSDRPELTRIYGVNVSVSADRDRANAAARRQAALIVSQQPHESLQQVGFEQADYAATREAVHTGRGIAAAAELLPQHVADQLVISGTPGDCIASLAELLEYARGAGFTEAYVGAPVGPDPAEAVDLLTTEVLPELI from the coding sequence GTGAATCGAGAGTCGATGATCAAGGGCATTCAGCTACACGCCTGGGCAGGTGGACCGAGCCTGGTCGAGGTCGCCGAGGTCGCCGCTCGGACCTTCGAGACGATCTGGGTCACCGACCAGATGCAGTCGCGAGGAGTGGGCGCCGTCCTGGGGGCGATCGCGGCCAGGACCGGTGCGGGTGTCGGCACGGCGGTGACGTTCCCGTTCGGGCGCAACCCCCTGGAACAGGCTTCCACGATGGCCACGTTGGCCGAGTTCATGCCGGCCGGCCGCCAGGTGAGCATGGGGATCGGAACCGGCGGTGGCCTGGTGAGCGCCCTGATGGAGCGGCAGCAGCCCGTCGGCCGCGTCGCCGAACTCATCAGGTTCTGCCGCGCGCTCTGGCGGGGTGAGAGCGTCCGCATGGGCGACTACCCCCTCACCTGCGCGGACCTGGGTCTGCGTGCGGAGGGCCGGGCGTCCCTCGACTGGGTGGACGACCCCGCGGTCCGGGTGATCGTGGCCGGCACGGGTCCCAAGATCCTTGAGATGACGGGCGAGTTGGCCGACGGTGTGATCTGCGCCAGCAACTTCCCGGCACACAGCCTCGCGGCCTTCCGCAGCGGCCAGTTCGACGCGGTCAGCAACCTCGACCGCCTCGACGCAGGCCGGGAGCGCAGCGACCGCCCGGAGCTGACCCGTATCTACGGGGTGAACGTGTCCGTCTCGGCGGACCGCGACCGCGCCAACGCCGCCGCCCGCCGGCAGGCCGCCCTGATCGTCTCCCAGCAGCCGCACGAGAGTCTGCAGCAGGTCGGCTTCGAACAGGCCGACTACGCGGCGACCCGTGAGGCCGTCCACACGGGCCGGGGCATCGCCGCCGCGGCCGAACTCCTGCCCCAGCACGTGGCCGACCAGCTCGTCATCTCGGGAACTCCCGGCGACTGCATCGCGTCGCTCGCCGAACTCCTCGAGTACGCCCGCGGGGCCGGCTTCACCGAGGCATACGTCGGAGCCCCCGTCGGTCCCGACCCGGCGGAAGCCGTGGACCTGCTCACCACCGAAGTTCTCCCGGAGCTCATATGA
- a CDS encoding NIPSNAP family protein, producing the protein MILELREYTALPDRTEDLHRRFADETLGLFRDFGLDLRGFWHVVDDRRRIYYLCAFEDVNAAIEFWDAFRADPRWIELKERSEADGPLIEEIVSTYLTEPEYVAAHR; encoded by the coding sequence ATGATCCTCGAACTGCGCGAGTACACCGCGCTGCCGGACCGGACCGAGGACCTGCACAGGCGCTTCGCCGACGAGACCCTCGGCCTCTTCAGGGATTTCGGTCTCGACCTCAGGGGTTTCTGGCACGTCGTCGACGACCGACGGCGGATCTACTACCTGTGTGCGTTCGAGGATGTGAACGCGGCGATCGAGTTCTGGGATGCCTTCAGGGCGGATCCGCGGTGGATCGAGCTGAAGGAACGCAGTGAGGCCGATGGCCCGCTGATCGAGGAAATCGTGAGCACGTACCTCACCGAACCCGAGTACGTGGCGGCTCATCGCTGA
- the npdG gene encoding NADPH-dependent F420 reductase: MDSHTIAVVGGTGPQGKGLALHFARAGHKVVIGSRSAGRAEEAAAEIRARAGSAVDVLGLDNKAAVEAADAVLIVVPWDGHEELVAALAPVLAGKLVISCVNPLGFDKRGAYGLDVEEGSAAEQTQRLVPDAVVVGAFHHLSAVSLWEAEGPLGHEDVLVVGDDRDAKEKVAALAATITGRPGIDGGVLRLARQLEPLTAVLININRRYKTRSGVSVSGIPA; this comes from the coding sequence ATGGACAGCCACACCATCGCCGTTGTGGGAGGTACCGGACCACAGGGCAAGGGCCTGGCCCTGCACTTCGCCCGCGCCGGCCACAAGGTCGTCATCGGATCCCGCTCGGCCGGGCGCGCCGAGGAGGCCGCGGCCGAGATCCGCGCGCGTGCCGGCTCGGCCGTCGACGTGCTCGGCCTCGACAACAAGGCTGCCGTCGAGGCGGCCGACGCGGTCCTGATCGTCGTGCCGTGGGACGGCCACGAGGAACTGGTCGCGGCGCTCGCGCCGGTGCTGGCGGGGAAGCTGGTCATCAGCTGCGTCAACCCGCTCGGCTTCGACAAGCGCGGCGCGTACGGCCTGGACGTCGAGGAAGGCAGCGCCGCCGAGCAGACGCAGAGGCTCGTGCCCGATGCCGTGGTCGTCGGCGCCTTCCATCACCTGTCCGCCGTCTCCCTGTGGGAGGCCGAGGGTCCCCTCGGGCACGAGGACGTCCTGGTGGTGGGTGACGACAGGGACGCCAAGGAGAAGGTCGCCGCCCTCGCCGCGACGATCACCGGCCGGCCCGGCATCGACGGCGGGGTCCTGCGGCTGGCCCGTCAGCTGGAGCCGCTCACCGCCGTCCTCATCAACATCAACCGGCGCTACAAGACCCGTTCGGGCGTCTCGGTCTCCGGGATCCCGGCATGA
- a CDS encoding IclR family transcriptional regulator: MAKGPSESSDVVADDDAEQGAGVLVPAVSRTVRVLDHLVRHVDGATVTELAKSCGLAKSTASNLIRTMVSEGLIEYDSDTRRYNLGPLLVEYGVAAVTRTTPVAEARPFMERLAERTELACLAISPMPDGHFTAIAKIESRKDIKITIEIGSRFDRDAPLLSRLTDAWRDVVPAADDDARREEVRSRGFGVVFGEYAPELNVMGFPVFDRDGQPCLVISLLGMGTDLTPQDIDELAPYLVTAARAITVRSGGRVPADYPEAGPEGSAG; encoded by the coding sequence GTGGCGAAGGGGCCTTCCGAATCCAGCGACGTGGTCGCCGACGACGATGCCGAGCAGGGAGCCGGGGTTCTCGTACCGGCGGTGTCACGCACGGTACGGGTACTCGACCACCTGGTCCGGCATGTCGACGGGGCGACGGTCACCGAACTCGCCAAATCATGTGGGCTGGCCAAGAGCACGGCATCGAACCTGATCCGGACGATGGTCAGCGAGGGTCTCATCGAGTACGACTCCGACACCCGGCGTTACAACCTGGGACCGCTGCTCGTGGAGTACGGCGTGGCGGCGGTCACCAGGACCACCCCGGTCGCGGAGGCGCGGCCGTTCATGGAGCGGCTGGCCGAGCGGACCGAGCTGGCGTGCCTCGCGATCTCGCCGATGCCCGACGGGCACTTCACCGCGATCGCGAAGATCGAGAGCCGCAAGGACATCAAGATCACCATCGAGATCGGCTCCCGGTTCGACCGGGACGCGCCGCTGCTCAGCCGGCTGACGGACGCGTGGCGTGACGTCGTGCCGGCTGCGGACGACGATGCGCGCCGCGAGGAAGTGCGCTCCCGCGGTTTCGGAGTCGTCTTCGGGGAGTACGCCCCCGAGCTGAACGTCATGGGTTTCCCCGTCTTCGACCGTGACGGGCAGCCCTGCCTCGTGATCAGCCTGCTCGGCATGGGAACGGATCTCACGCCGCAGGACATCGACGAGTTGGCCCCCTACCTGGTCACCGCCGCGCGTGCCATCACGGTGCGCAGCGGCGGCCGGGTACCGGCCGACTACCCGGAGGCCGGACCGGAGGGATCCGCCGGCTGA
- a CDS encoding VOC family protein has product MRRFWHVGLNVTDMDRTIEFYRLVGFEVVQDKEVDDANLARAFMIDQGSRLRFAHMRLNNSPDEALLDIIEWHDVPATRERAIADTVNPGLCRFSILTDDIQGEYDRLSAAGVKFLHTPQTVMAPDGVNGWKILFAADPDGTLFHFVELVGDSAKH; this is encoded by the coding sequence ATGCGTAGATTCTGGCATGTCGGTCTCAACGTCACCGACATGGACCGCACCATCGAGTTCTACCGACTCGTCGGCTTCGAGGTCGTGCAGGACAAGGAGGTCGACGACGCCAACCTCGCGCGGGCGTTCATGATCGACCAGGGCAGCAGGCTGCGCTTCGCGCACATGCGCCTGAACAACTCGCCCGACGAGGCGCTGCTCGACATCATCGAGTGGCACGACGTGCCGGCGACCCGCGAACGGGCCATCGCCGACACCGTCAACCCGGGCCTGTGCCGCTTCTCGATCCTCACGGACGACATCCAGGGCGAGTACGACCGCCTGAGCGCCGCGGGCGTCAAGTTCCTGCACACCCCGCAGACCGTGATGGCTCCCGACGGGGTGAACGGATGGAAGATCCTCTTCGCGGCGGACCCCGACGGTACGCTGTTCCACTTTGTCGAGTTGGTAGGGGACTCAGCCAAGCACTGA